The Streptomyces sp. NL15-2K genome contains a region encoding:
- a CDS encoding MFS transporter, with translation MVPITHSEEEETTGIETPADQGSVWRNRNFTLLWTGQSLSWIGTQITQLAIPLVAVELLDGSPLQVSMVLAAEFLPALLFGVFAGVWVDRLDRRTVLILTDIGRFLSLLAIPVLHWTGHLQFFYLYASVFLTGTLTVFYNAAYQALVPTVVAQEQLLEANGKLEMSRSIAQGAGPASGGVLVQALTAPVAVVADAATYLASAYAAFRMKVSAPRPERAEGGSFRTELAEGVRVVARHPIQWRLAVSAAWDNFFGAGILALFVYYTSRELDLSALLIGVVLASGVVGAVAASMLLRRFSVSAQPREMIIAGALVRGLGCLLVPLAGGPTALAVLVLCLGQVLSQAGLVTLISSATTWRQMITPNHLLGRVVATSMSLLFGAIPLGAAGAGVLADATDTRTALFVAAVGTLTSAAWMLGLRPAPADAVDERP, from the coding sequence GTGGTACCCATCACGCACAGCGAGGAAGAGGAAACGACCGGCATCGAGACCCCCGCCGATCAGGGGAGTGTCTGGAGAAACCGGAACTTCACACTGCTGTGGACAGGGCAGTCCCTGTCCTGGATAGGCACCCAGATCACCCAACTGGCCATTCCTTTGGTGGCCGTCGAACTGCTCGACGGATCCCCTTTGCAGGTCAGCATGGTGCTCGCCGCGGAGTTCTTACCGGCTCTGCTCTTCGGAGTCTTCGCGGGCGTCTGGGTGGACCGTCTGGACCGGCGAACGGTTCTCATCCTGACGGACATCGGCAGGTTCCTGTCGCTCCTGGCCATCCCGGTGCTGCACTGGACCGGCCACCTGCAGTTCTTCTACCTCTACGCCAGCGTCTTCCTCACCGGCACGCTGACCGTCTTCTACAACGCGGCCTACCAGGCGCTGGTACCCACGGTCGTGGCGCAGGAGCAACTGCTGGAGGCGAACGGGAAGCTGGAGATGTCCCGCTCGATCGCCCAGGGCGCGGGCCCCGCCTCCGGCGGTGTGCTCGTCCAGGCGCTCACGGCCCCCGTCGCGGTCGTCGCGGACGCCGCCACGTACCTGGCGTCGGCGTACGCGGCTTTCCGTATGAAGGTGTCCGCCCCCCGTCCGGAGCGGGCCGAGGGCGGCTCGTTCCGCACCGAACTCGCCGAGGGGGTGCGCGTCGTGGCCCGCCATCCCATCCAGTGGCGGCTCGCCGTCTCCGCGGCCTGGGACAATTTCTTCGGCGCGGGGATCCTGGCCCTCTTCGTCTACTACACCAGCCGTGAGCTGGACCTGTCCGCCCTGCTGATCGGCGTGGTCCTCGCCTCCGGCGTGGTCGGTGCGGTCGCCGCCTCCATGCTGCTGCGGCGCTTCAGCGTGAGCGCCCAGCCGCGAGAAATGATCATCGCGGGGGCTCTGGTACGCGGCCTGGGCTGTCTGCTCGTACCACTGGCGGGTGGCCCCACGGCCCTGGCGGTGCTCGTCCTGTGCCTGGGGCAGGTCCTGTCGCAGGCCGGCCTGGTGACGCTCATCTCCAGCGCCACCACTTGGCGGCAGATGATCACACCCAATCATCTGCTCGGACGCGTGGTCGCCACCTCCATGTCGCTGCTGTTCGGCGCGATCCCCCTGGGGGCCGCGGGCGCCGGCGTGCTCGCCGACGCGACCGACACGCGCACCGCGCTGTTCGTCGCCGCCGTCGGCACCTTGACGTCGGCCGCCTGGATGCTCGGACTGCGCCCGGCTCCCGCCGACGCTGTCGACGAAAGGCCCTGA
- a CDS encoding GNAT family N-acetyltransferase, whose protein sequence is MREMTATVRQAEEKEWDALDAVLSEAYGRQQPPDVRAAQREIFEFDRALVAEDEGRICGCVSGYALRMSVPGSVVPAAGVTWCGVLPTHRRRGMLTQLMRRQLTDIHERWGEPVAALFTTEPPIYGRYGYGTASHEMLVTVPRWAGALVQDAPSDPSIRLTSVDPLEAVPLAEPVHAVAARRRPGMLLRGAAWARHAVADPPSLRGGSSPLRCVLAVRGDEVLGFVRYATIPAADGGIHAGTVRVREICAVEPAAGTALWRHVLDLDLTAAVVARIPVDDPLLRLLVDPRSARPTVSDQLHLRLVDVGRALAARTYAADVDVVLEVRDSFCPWNAGRWRLSGGRDGAACEATGDPADVSLGARELGAVYLGGTSVSSLAEAGLVEGRGPAAVARLSRALVSDLAPFTACRF, encoded by the coding sequence ATGCGCGAGATGACGGCGACCGTTCGCCAGGCGGAGGAGAAGGAGTGGGACGCCCTCGACGCCGTACTGTCCGAGGCGTACGGGAGGCAGCAGCCCCCCGACGTGCGGGCCGCCCAACGGGAGATCTTCGAGTTCGACCGCGCGCTGGTCGCGGAAGACGAGGGGCGGATCTGCGGGTGCGTCTCGGGCTACGCTCTTCGGATGAGCGTACCGGGGAGCGTGGTCCCGGCAGCGGGCGTCACCTGGTGCGGAGTCCTGCCGACCCACCGCAGGAGGGGCATGCTCACCCAGCTGATGCGCCGACAGCTGACGGACATTCACGAGCGGTGGGGCGAGCCGGTCGCGGCCCTGTTCACCACCGAGCCGCCCATCTACGGCCGCTACGGCTACGGAACGGCCAGCCACGAAATGCTGGTGACGGTCCCCCGCTGGGCGGGCGCCCTGGTGCAGGACGCGCCGTCGGACCCAAGCATCCGGCTGACCAGCGTCGATCCCCTCGAAGCGGTCCCGTTGGCCGAGCCCGTCCACGCCGTGGCCGCCCGGCGGCGGCCCGGGATGCTGCTCCGGGGGGCGGCCTGGGCACGGCACGCCGTCGCCGACCCGCCCTCTCTGCGCGGCGGGTCAAGCCCGCTGCGCTGTGTACTGGCCGTGCGAGGCGATGAGGTCCTCGGCTTCGTCCGCTACGCCACGATCCCCGCCGCGGACGGGGGGATTCACGCCGGCACGGTACGGGTGCGGGAGATCTGCGCCGTCGAACCCGCCGCCGGCACGGCGCTGTGGCGGCATGTGCTCGACCTCGACCTGACCGCCGCGGTGGTGGCCAGGATCCCCGTCGACGACCCGCTGCTGCGGCTGCTCGTGGATCCGCGCAGCGCGAGGCCGACGGTGTCGGACCAACTTCACCTGCGGCTGGTGGACGTGGGCAGGGCCCTGGCGGCACGGACCTACGCGGCGGACGTCGACGTGGTCCTGGAGGTCAGGGACTCCTTCTGTCCCTGGAACGCGGGACGCTGGCGGCTCTCCGGCGGCAGGGACGGCGCCGCGTGCGAGGCCACCGGCGATCCCGCGGACGTGAGCCTCGGCGCGCGGGAACTGGGGGCGGTCTACCTGGGCGGTACCTCGGTGTCGTCCCTCGCCGAGGCCGGGCTGGTGGAGGGGCGCGGTCCGGCGGCCGTGGCCCGTCTCTCACGCGCCCTGGTGAGCGACCTCGCGCCGTTCACCGCCTGCCGATTCTGA
- a CDS encoding methyltransferase, giving the protein MTQHAEDGLAGRENVGRDNVGRESAGRDDVGRESAGRDDVGRESAGRDDVGRESAGQDNAGRESAGRENAGQDNVGRENRDGDYREMARWDDPLRLPTGMRALWIATQKYASQAVYVLAKLSVADLLADGPMAPADLAAETGADADALYRTLRCAASVGVFRETEDGRFELTAEAEVLQEGHPQSMRDLIILHGEDISWRQYEEILYSVRTGRPAFDRVFGAPVFDHLSAHPEKDALFHRAGAQVASAVTDAYLGSYDFGAFPTIADIGGGSGWFFGRLLQRNPGVQGIVLDRPSGREQVEKAFEELGVTDRGAFLPGDFFTSVPVGYDAYLLKSILHDWSDEQCATILRRVRQAMGASTARLLVLDSVLAPGNNPDHGKLLDIHMLVTFGGKERTLAEWKELLGRGGFELTGIGGQDQWPVLECRPVPGPA; this is encoded by the coding sequence GTGACGCAGCATGCCGAGGACGGCCTGGCAGGCCGGGAGAACGTAGGCCGGGACAACGTAGGCCGGGAGAGCGCAGGCCGGGACGATGTAGGCCGGGAGAGCGCAGGCCGGGACGATGTAGGCCGGGAGAGCGCAGGCCGGGACGATGTAGGCCGGGAGAGCGCAGGCCAGGACAATGCAGGCCGGGAGAGCGCAGGCCGGGAGAACGCAGGCCAGGACAACGTAGGCCGGGAGAACAGGGACGGCGACTACCGGGAGATGGCGCGGTGGGACGACCCGCTGCGGCTGCCGACCGGCATGCGGGCCCTGTGGATCGCCACGCAGAAATACGCGTCACAGGCGGTCTACGTGCTCGCGAAGCTTTCGGTGGCCGATCTGCTCGCCGACGGGCCCATGGCCCCCGCCGACCTCGCGGCCGAGACGGGGGCCGACGCGGACGCCCTGTACCGGACGCTGCGCTGCGCCGCGTCGGTCGGGGTGTTCAGAGAAACCGAGGACGGGCGGTTCGAGCTCACCGCCGAGGCCGAGGTGCTCCAGGAGGGCCATCCGCAGAGCATGCGGGACCTGATCATCCTCCACGGCGAGGACATCTCCTGGCGGCAGTACGAGGAGATCCTGTACAGCGTCCGTACCGGGCGCCCCGCGTTCGACCGGGTGTTCGGGGCGCCGGTCTTCGACCACCTGAGCGCACACCCGGAGAAGGACGCCCTGTTCCACCGGGCGGGTGCGCAGGTGGCGTCCGCCGTCACCGACGCATACCTGGGTTCCTACGACTTCGGCGCGTTCCCCACCATCGCGGACATCGGTGGGGGCAGCGGCTGGTTCTTCGGCCGCCTCCTCCAGCGGAACCCCGGTGTCCAAGGGATCGTCCTGGACCGGCCGTCAGGGCGCGAGCAGGTGGAGAAGGCCTTCGAGGAACTCGGGGTGACCGACCGGGGCGCCTTCCTGCCCGGCGACTTCTTCACGTCCGTCCCGGTCGGCTACGACGCCTACCTGCTCAAGTCGATCCTGCACGACTGGTCGGACGAACAGTGCGCCACCATCCTGCGCCGGGTCCGCCAGGCGATGGGCGCCTCAACGGCACGGCTCCTCGTCCTCGACTCGGTGCTGGCGCCCGGAAACAACCCCGACCACGGCAAGCTGCTGGACATCCACATGCTGGTGACGTTCGGCGGCAAGGAACGCACCCTCGCCGAGTGGAAGGAACTCCTTGGCAGAGGTGGGTTCGAACTCACGGGCATCGGCGGACAGGACCAGTGGCCCGTCCTGGAGTGCCGTCCCGTCCCCGGACCGGCCTGA
- a CDS encoding FAD-dependent monooxygenase, with amino-acid sequence MSTLDRVTVLGGGPAGLATALRLRNLRLAEEITVLDKQHPTASAGWGISLDDAALAVLDGIDPMAGARVRTAMHGWDTVSLCRGDEEVTASGSRLAAVTRDVFLRVLRQRCQDVGVRLEHAAADPEAAREQVRSADLVVGADGVNSQVRTAFAEDFRPRVALGANHYVWLAAESDRLRPCVLLRTTPYGTMFASVYPFAPGRFTFIVECGGPVWERSGLARKSADESLAVLRSVFAEDLGDGRLLAGTAGWSRFATVHNDRWHTAGAKAVLVGDAAHTAHFSVGLGTRLAVEDAAELGSCLARHDDRETALRAYEAARRVPVEEGQARAAESQAWFERCERYRHFPISQLAFSWRARQPTTTFARLRGMDPAFTERVCRALGGGPPTDGGEPVSVPFDFPAVRPGTSCSPCRVPSRTVHVLDDELARDPRLLGEPGPQEPAFPAGLVLAGRALLDGVAALAGLDTRTARPVEVDLRPLLRRLSAAAGNTATAVDRASAAVAAASRRTGSPVILRLEAEAVDAGRSTLAGRLVLDFVRAVADRGARAAVHLVPGPGERGTGDADGPGEALRLGLGASDLLRNEYRCPTVVTGPWTRDAANTAIGAGRVDLVGVLRRPGDGAGAPGGVADAAGTPAARDMRRETRKDRVTR; translated from the coding sequence CGCCTCGCCGAGGAGATCACCGTCCTCGACAAACAGCACCCGACGGCGTCGGCCGGGTGGGGCATCTCGCTCGACGACGCCGCGCTCGCCGTACTGGACGGAATCGACCCGATGGCCGGTGCCAGGGTACGGACGGCGATGCACGGCTGGGACACGGTGAGCCTGTGCCGCGGAGACGAGGAGGTCACGGCCTCCGGCTCCCGCCTCGCCGCCGTCACCCGGGACGTGTTCCTGCGCGTCCTGCGACAGCGGTGCCAGGACGTCGGCGTCAGGCTGGAACACGCCGCCGCCGACCCGGAGGCGGCGCGCGAGCAGGTGCGCAGCGCGGACCTGGTGGTGGGGGCGGACGGCGTCAACAGCCAGGTCAGGACCGCGTTCGCCGAGGATTTCCGGCCGCGGGTGGCCCTGGGGGCCAACCACTACGTGTGGCTCGCCGCCGAGAGCGACCGGCTCCGCCCCTGCGTGCTGCTGCGCACCACGCCGTACGGGACGATGTTCGCCTCGGTCTACCCGTTCGCTCCCGGGCGGTTCACCTTCATCGTGGAGTGCGGCGGGCCCGTGTGGGAGCGCAGCGGTCTCGCCCGCAAGTCCGCGGACGAGTCGCTGGCCGTCCTGCGGTCCGTCTTCGCCGAGGACCTCGGTGACGGCCGGCTGCTCGCCGGAACGGCCGGCTGGTCGCGGTTCGCCACCGTCCACAACGATCGGTGGCACACCGCCGGAGCGAAGGCCGTGCTCGTCGGAGACGCCGCGCACACGGCGCACTTCTCGGTGGGGCTCGGCACCCGGCTCGCCGTCGAGGACGCCGCCGAACTGGGGTCCTGCCTGGCGCGGCACGACGACCGGGAAACCGCCCTGCGGGCCTACGAGGCGGCACGGCGCGTCCCGGTGGAGGAGGGGCAGGCGCGAGCCGCCGAGAGCCAGGCGTGGTTCGAGCGGTGCGAGCGGTACCGCCACTTCCCCATCAGCCAGCTGGCGTTCTCCTGGCGCGCCCGCCAGCCCACCACCACCTTCGCCAGGCTGCGCGGCATGGATCCGGCGTTCACCGAGCGGGTGTGCCGGGCGCTCGGTGGCGGACCCCCGACGGACGGCGGCGAGCCGGTGAGCGTTCCGTTCGATTTCCCCGCCGTTCGGCCCGGCACGTCCTGCTCACCGTGCCGGGTGCCGAGCCGGACGGTGCACGTCCTGGACGACGAACTGGCCCGGGATCCGCGCCTGCTGGGGGAGCCCGGGCCGCAGGAGCCCGCGTTCCCGGCCGGCCTCGTCCTCGCGGGGCGCGCCCTGCTCGACGGGGTGGCCGCACTCGCCGGGCTCGATACGCGGACCGCCCGGCCGGTCGAGGTGGACCTCCGGCCGCTGCTGCGGCGGCTGTCCGCAGCCGCGGGGAACACGGCGACCGCCGTGGACCGGGCGTCGGCCGCGGTGGCCGCCGCCTCCCGCCGTACGGGCTCGCCAGTGATCCTGCGGCTGGAGGCCGAAGCCGTGGACGCGGGCCGCTCGACGCTCGCCGGGCGGCTGGTGCTGGACTTCGTCCGCGCCGTCGCCGACCGCGGCGCCCGTGCGGCCGTCCACCTGGTGCCCGGGCCCGGCGAGCGCGGCACCGGCGACGCGGACGGTCCCGGTGAGGCCCTGCGGCTCGGACTCGGGGCGAGCGACCTCCTCCGCAACGAGTACCGCTGTCCCACCGTGGTCACCGGGCCGTGGACCAGGGACGCGGCGAACACCGCGATCGGCGCCGGGCGCGTGGACCTCGTGGGCGTGCTGCGCCGGCCGGGCGACGGTGCCGGCGCGCCGGGCGGGGTGGCCGACGCGGCCGGGACGCCGGCGGCCCGGGACATGCGACGAGAGACGAGAAAGGACCGGGTGACGCGGTGA